The genomic DNA acTCCAAGAGAGGTTGCCAGCACCCCAGAAGGCATTTCTGCACATAAAGAGTTAATGGGCAGGCAGTTCAGCTAAACAGTCAGTGACCATTTGCAAGCCTCCTAGGTATATTCCCAGCAGACACATTATCAGATTAAAGGAACTGCAAACAAACTGGGTTGAAACCATTCTTTGTCCAAacccagcctcttcttcctgtgATGTCATATTACAAATCAAGCAAgcctttctttttcacttcagaAAAAGCCCATCACACAATACAGCCTGCAACGGAGGAAAAGGCCTCAATTCAGCAAGAGCTAACATGCTTAGGAATTTATTTCGGAACCTTTAAAAGACACTTCTGCCTCCAGCATCTGGGATCCACTGCAGGAAcaccaaaaaggaaaactttgTTTAAAAGGAATAAGAAGTAAACGAAAACAAATTGGGAATGTTCAAGTCTCTGGAACTCTGCACTGAAAAGCAAAATAAGATTGATAACTTCAGCTTAAACATTCCGGAGCTTAAAGAAACTTTAATTTTGCAACATTCATCTTGACTACTGGAATACAAGTTTACAAGACAAGCAGTTTTACTGCCATCTTGAAAAgcagttttttctttaaatgtataaTCCTCTGAGTTGGCTATATtcgaatgcatttttaaaagaagtttctCATCAGTGAACCAACCCCTGGATTCACCGATTTTTCTGGAGTCCAGAAAATGAGAGTATTTTCCTGTTGAAGAAACAAGTGGAAACTCTACAGCAGCAAATTTCATGTTTCTTCTGGAGATTTcggagaaaaaggaaatattaataaaacCACCCAAATATCCAAAGAATCTGAACATGTACCAGAGGTGATAAACTAGTTACAATCAAAATATCAAAGGAGACTGCAGCTGACAAAAGAACTTCCACACTTTCCCCATTGAAGAAGCAAGTGGAAACTTTACAGCAGCAAATTGCACATTTCTTTTGCAGAtttggagaaaaaggaaatattaataaaaccacccaaagataaaaaagaatttgcataTATATGGGAGGTTTTAAACTGGTTACAATCTGAATACCAAAGGAGATTGCAGCTGACAAAAGGACTTTAACACTGTAAACTGGAAGTGCCTTTACAATGGTAAGCATTAACAGCTCCAACTGTTCCTATGATGACTCTTTCAAGTATACTTTGTACGGGTGCATGTTTAGTATGGTGTTTGTGCTTGGGTTAATATCCAATTGTGTTGCCATATACATTTTCATCTGCACACTCAAAGTGCGAAATGAAACTACGACTTACATGATTAACTTGGCAATGTCAgacttgatttttgtttttactttaccCTTCAGGATTTTTTACTTTGCAACACGGAATTGGCCATTTGGAGATTTACTTTGTAAGATTTCAGTGATGTTGTTCTATACCAACATGTATGGAAGCATTCTATTCTTAACCTGTATTAGTGTAGATCGATTTCTGGCAATCGTCTACCCATTTAAGTCAAAGACTCTAAGAACCAAGCGAAATGCAAAAACTGTGTGCATTGCTGTGTGGTTAACTGTGATGGGAGGCAGTGCACCAGCAGTTTTTTTTCAGTCTACCCACTCTCAAGATAATAATACCTCAAAAGCCTGCTTTGAAAATTTTCCAGAAGCCACGTGGAAAACCTATCTTTCAAGGattgtaatttttattgaaatagtgGGGTTTTTTATTCCTCTAATTTTAAACGTAACCTGTTCTAGTATGGTGCTAAGAACTTTAAATAAACCTGTTACATTAAGtagaagcaaaataaacaaaactaaggttttaaaaatgatttttgtaCATTTGGTCATATTCTGTTCCTGTTTTGTGCCTTATAATATCAACCTTATTTTCTATTCTCTTATGAGAACACAAACATTTGTGAATTGCTCAGTAGTGACGGCAGTAAGGACAATGTACCCAATCACTCTCTGTATTGCTGTTTCAAACTGTTGTTTTGATCCTGTAATTTACTACTTTACATCGGACACAAttcaaaattcaataaaattgaaaaactggTCTGTTAGGAGAAGTGATTTCAGATTCTCTGAAGTTCAAGGAACGGAGAACTTTATTCAACACAACATACAGACCTTAAAAAGTAAGATATTTGACAATGAATCTACAATATAAGCTGCCTGAAATAAAACTACTGGGACTTCACTGGAACAGAACCTACATAAGCTCCTTCAACTGTGAAAAGTGGTTTGGACAAACTTTCTCACCTTGGAAAGATAATAAACACATGGACATTTTAAAGGTTTTAGTATAAAGAAAAATTGAGTTCATTGTGTTAGGCATTAAAATATATTCCGTTCTTGTATACACTCCATTTTTTCTGAGCCATTTTGATTTGTACTTTCCTTGTCATTAAAAACATCCCTAAAAAGGTTGTTCCAAGTCCAAAGGTGACTGATTTCAATCGTGTGATCTTCTGTACTGCCTTTGAATTCTTTAGTAATTTTACACTAAATGATTTATGCTAACTAGAAGTTTCATTTAAGTATTATTTTTGACATATATCTAATTTGTTTCAATATGAATTAAAACTGCTAATCAATGTTTTTAAAACGAATAACATAAATAAGAAAGGTAAGTAATTTTAAGTAATCATTAGTGTTTCCCAAAAAATAGCTGAAAATGCAGTCTTCTGTAGAA from Choloepus didactylus isolate mChoDid1 chromosome 12, mChoDid1.pri, whole genome shotgun sequence includes the following:
- the LPAR6 gene encoding lysophosphatidic acid receptor 6, with the translated sequence MVSINSSNCSYDDSFKYTLYGCMFSMVFVLGLISNCVAIYIFICTLKVRNETTTYMINLAMSDLIFVFTLPFRIFYFATRNWPFGDLLCKISVMLFYTNMYGSILFLTCISVDRFLAIVYPFKSKTLRTKRNAKTVCIAVWLTVMGGSAPAVFFQSTHSQDNNTSKACFENFPEATWKTYLSRIVIFIEIVGFFIPLILNVTCSSMVLRTLNKPVTLSRSKINKTKVLKMIFVHLVIFCSCFVPYNINLIFYSLMRTQTFVNCSVVTAVRTMYPITLCIAVSNCCFDPVIYYFTSDTIQNSIKLKNWSVRRSDFRFSEVQGTENFIQHNIQTLKSKIFDNESTI